One stretch of Brachyhypopomus gauderio isolate BG-103 chromosome 8, BGAUD_0.2, whole genome shotgun sequence DNA includes these proteins:
- the LOC143521015 gene encoding odorant receptor 131-2-like: MNSSMNQMRIQDTFEEAFSKNFIIVFFGFIIICINGTFVFTFMKSSVFHSDPRYILYIHLVINDMLMLFVSVTLCVISYACKSVDLSLCCMLLLIVSTTHKNTPLNLAGMAVERYIAVCKPLHHPQICTVPRTCILICLIWGIGVIPGLTDLLIAAITRTLSVSNTVTVCTPTLLYNTVYHEEKNIAMQCIYMAAVWLVLIYTYYRVLVAAKKMTIDKVSAKKAQNTILLHGGQLLFCMLSYTTPVLDIVLVLIFPVYRTKITFFNYLLTSILPRLLTPLIYGVRDQKLIQHMKRHILCKNIVKVESVKQ, translated from the coding sequence atgaaCTCCTCAATGAATCAAATGAGAATACAGGATACATTTGAAGAAGCTTTCAGCAAAAATTTCATCATTGTTTTTTTTGGATTTATAATCATCTGCATCAATGGAACATTTGTTTTCACTTTTATGAAAAGTTCAGTTTTCCACAGCGATCCAAGATACATTTTATACATACACTTGGTTATCAATGATATGCTTATGCTTTTTGTGTCTGTGACTCTCTGTGTAATATCATATGCATGTAAAAGTGTAGACCTTTCATTATGTTGTATGTTATTACTCATAGTCTCAACCACTCACAAGAACACTCCACTGAACCTGGCTGGCATGGCAGTGGAACGTTACATTGCTGTCTGCAAACCACTGCATCACCCTCAGATCTGTACGGTTCCCAGAACGTGCATCCTGATATGTTTGATATGGGGAATTGGAGTTATCCCTGGACTGACAGACCTGCTGATAGCTGCCATCACTCGCACGCTGTCCGTATCCAACACTGTGACTGTCTGCACTCCAACGTTACTTTACAACACGGTTTATCACGAAGAGAAGAACATAGCTATGCAATGTATTTATATGGCAGCTGTTTGGCTTGTCCTTATTTACACTTATTATCGAGTGCTGGTTGCGGCAAAAAAAATGACGATTGACAAAGTGTCTGCCAAAAAGGCTCAGAACACGATCCTTTTGCATGGGGGCCAGCTGTTGTTTTGCATGCTGTCCTACACAACTCCTGTGCTTGACATTGTTCTTGTACTTATTTTTCCTGTTTATCGGacaaaaataactttttttaatTACCTGCTGACAAGCATATTACCACGTCTGCTAACACCACTTATTTATGGGGTTCGGGATCAAAAGTTAATCCAACACATGAAAAGACATATCTTATGCAAGAATATTGTAAAAGTTGAGTCAGTCAAGCAATGA